The genomic stretch GCCAGTTTGTTGCCGGTGCAAGGATAGCCGCCACACGCCTTTAAACtgccattttaatgcttgaaagcGGCCACGAAGAAGACACCGAAACAGCAAAGGACGAAGAACAACAAACTGATAGGATGCAGAGGCTTATATTCGACCGCAGCACCGCCAAGTGTGTTCCTCCGCCACTTGGGTACGTTCGCTGTTTGTTACATAGCAAAGCGGGTGAGCGGGCTAGTTCGTTTCTTTAGCAAATCAACTCCCCTTTGTATGCTGAGCAGTGCAGGTCAATAAAACAGGCTAAGCTGTGTTTTGATCGGTAGAGTCAAGTGACGTATATTGAATAGGGCAAACAGTCCATGTCAACATTGCTTTACCGgtgtaattttaattaattattttttaattacagacGTTTTTTGAACATCGGTTGCTTTTGAAAACTACTTGGCACACACTTTGTAAATTTAGTATAGGCAGTAAGCCGAGAGTAAAACATTACACTAGCTTGGGCGTACACGTTGCAAACATTTACAGCTAGCTATCAAATGAGCAGACTTCACTTTACTGTGAAAGCCTACGTGTGTAACTTAAGCAGCTATTGCACTACTGTTGGcacattattacattaaaatcaCTTCAACCTAAGACCAGTGTATTTTTTATGGCTGTTGAACCCAGGGCGAGGTCACATACAGGGGGAACAAGTAGACAACACTGCTCCCTGGTGGTCAACTTTAGCTTATACATTAATACATCAGTCTTGGTGAATGACATAACATTACATTGAGTTATATATTGTGGGCCACCACACTATTTTATTTACCAGCAAaagacattaattcattttaaatgacataaaaactCACAGCTGTTGCTCCAGAGTATTCATTTACTAGAAAAAGGTCTGCTGAaaccacaataaaaacaataatcaaAGTCCATAGAGACGCATTCAGCTTGATCTTTTACAAATTCCTTGTTGCGCGGTCAACACTGGATAGCACCACTTTAAAGCGCCCACTCTCAGGTCCAGCAAAACTCCTGAGAGTTTATCGTTTGGATGAACTCTTTTTCTTTGTCGCGATGGCCGCGCCAAAATATTCCTTCTGGAACTGCTGAAACTCCTCCTCTGTGAACACAGATGTATCTTTGGCCTCCCGACGATGCTCACTGGGGCGATTCCTGGACTGTCTTCTTGCTAAGTGGCTCTGGATCTGAGAGGGGGGACACAGAAGACATTTCTTCTACCTTTGACTTTCTTACAGCACGGTCAACAGCAGTTAATGAGATGTAAATTATTAGTGGAATTCTAACAGGAAAATAATGTGGATTATGTAGACGCGGCATCGGAGGAATGTCCGCATCTTCTTGGGACTGCTAGCTGGAATGAATCTACCAACTTGTCGCTTTAGGGGGTGATGGAGGCGATTTAGGAGAtacagcggggaaaataagtattgaacacgtcaacatttctctcaaaaaacatatttctaatcaagctattgacatgaaattttcaccagatgtcggcatcaacccaagtaatgcacacatacaaagaaatccaaacatttatgttcataaattaagttatgtgtaataaagtgaaatggcacagggaataagtattgaacacatgaagaaaaggaggggtaaaaaggtctggaaagccaagaaagcagctggagtttgtcagtatttagaaggttaacctGTCCCCTACTAGTGCAAAGTAATATCAGCTGGTTTAGTCCTgattaatgccttttaaaaaggtttctcaCCAGCAAGGTGTTAGACAAGAAGCATTTCATGATGGGTAAaagcaaagagctgtccaaagacctacgcagccttattgttgcaaaacacactgaaggcattggttacaggcgcatttctaaacttctgaaagttccagtgagtaccattggggccatcatccggaagtggaaagaacacggcattaccataaaccagccacggccaggtgctcctcgcaagatttcagacagaggagtcaaaacaatcatcagaagggttctccaacagcccaggaccactcgtggagagcttcagaaagacctggaatcagcaggtaccgttgtttcaaagaaaacaataagtaatgcactcaaccgccatggcctccatgcacgcacaccacgcaagactccatttttgaagaggaagcatgttgaagctcgtttggagtttgcgacacaacatttggataaacccatgacattctgggagaacatactctggtcagatgagaccaaaattgaactcttcggatgtcataagacacaacatgtttggaggaaaaattgcactgcacatcacccccaaaacaccataccaacagtcaagtttggaggtgggagcatcatggcgtggggctgtttttcagcatgtggtactggtagacttcatatcattgaaggaataatgactggagaaaagtatcgagacattcttgatcagaatctgctgtcatctgccaggctgctgaagatgaaaagagggtggatctttcagcaagacaacaatcccaagcacacagccaaggtaACACTCAACtggttgaagaaaaagaaaataaagctgctagaatggcccagtcaatcaccagacttgaatccaattgaaaatctttggaaagaactgaagatccgggttcacagaagagacccccggaaccttgaagatttgaaggcagtttgtgtggatgaatgggccaaaatcacacctgagcaatgtattcgactggtttctccatacaggaggcgtcttgaggctgtaatcaccaacaaaggtttttgcactaagtattaaataaatttcagtacgcgtgttcaatacttattccctgtgccatttcactttattacacataacttaatttatggacataaatgtttggatttctttgtatgtgtgcattacttgggttgatgccgacatctggtgaaaatttcatgtcaatagctcgattagaaatatgttttttgagagaaatgttgacgtgttcaatacttattttccccgctgtaTACCGTGATTCGGATTCCATCATTGCCATttattagtggtgagtacctatacatGTTGGAACTTCAAATGTCTTTAGTAAGCCTGTGATGCAGATTATAAGGCTTGGTGGGCTTTTGCTATCTGCGAGGGATCAACTGTAAAGGTGAAGTGTTTGCTTGTCTCACCTTTGACACGTCAGATTTATCTGCCTTGAAGTCGGTTCTCATAAAGTATTTGAGATTCTCTCTCATGGCACTTTTCCGTTGCTTCTTCCGGAACTCGTCTGCAGTCAGCAAGGaaaattaacaacaataattcaGTACAcagaagagaaaaaagaagagtGATTTTTGGAGCTGCCAGTGACTGGACTGACCCACGGCACACTTGATCCTCTTGTCTTTGACCGTAGCTTTGCTCTTGCCGGGACCAAGGCGGCCTTGCAGCCGCTTGACCTGCCGGGTCACACCCTGTCGCTTGGTACTCACCAGCCCCTTCACTGTGGCGGAGCTGGGGGTTggatgcttcttcttctttagctTGTTGTCATCTGGAAGGAGGCAGACAAAGACATGACAACATTTGTGTGATCAAGAAATAAATGGTTATTGAATAGACTTGGCAAACGATGCAGTTAATTAGTAGTTCATTTTACACATGAATAAAAGTTTCGAAGAGCAATGTGAGAGTCGAAAAAAAGAACCGTCTCTCTTAAAGGAGCCGAAATTCCCATCACTCCCACACGAACACTGCCCTGACTCTTTCCAAGTATACACAAAACACTTTAAACAGGTTATTTTAGTTACACATTACACACTTTAAAATACAACATGACGAGGAAACTCAGCAGTTATTATTATCCAATATATTTTGACAATAAGCCTCCCTGCGAGTCGTACTACGTACAACACGGCTACTaacgttagctagctaacaggCTAAAACCGACCTTTAATGTCATTGCTCAGCAGCTCCAGTCCTCTCCTAATCAACGATGCCGACATCTTTGGAATGTCTAGCCTTTAATTTAACAACACAAACACTATCAGCGTGAAACAAATATGTTTACTTCTTAACATGTGAGCGTTCGCATTAACGTCCGTGAGCGCTTCTTCTTCTATTCTATactggcggttggcaagcagcttttagCAATGGCGCCACCTTCTGAAAAGGAGTGTGGATCACACTCTGATACAatatcatatactgtacatagaagGCCCGTTTTCCTTACAAAGGGAAATATATTCATGTAAAGAACATGtctaattgtaaaatatttccaACATTAAATCAACTAAATCCACATTAAACTAATTTTCCAACACGCTTCTCCTCTGTTGATACTTCCTGCATTGAATGAAACACACAtcacaataattacaataactttgtgtcctacctagtctttgagcatgaactacactagagctgtcctatctggtctgactggtgtgtgtcccacctagacTTTGAGTTTGAACTAGATTAGAGACACAGATCAACCTCAGCCTCTTCAAAAGACTAACTCCTCTCATATTTTTTACCAGTTTACTTTTTTACTTCAGGCTTTCCAGTAACCCAACACGATCTGAGCCCTTCTTAAATGAAGCACCATCTCATTTATTTcttaaaattgttgattttatCCTCAGTTGACTACAAAGTAGCTGAAAATTCCAAATGAATATCATGTATAATTAACATCATGAGAATAATTATTGGGTCATATTTCTTCACTGGTCGTAGACACAGCCGCACAatgatccattttctatgccgcttatctgtattagggtcgcggggtggggtacaccctggactggtcgccagccactgCGATTCAATATAAAAAAGGATAGTGTACAGTAAATTATaataatgctcacttttgattgacacttatGGGCATgtattcatttaacatgtttatGTGTTTGTAGATTGAAGTGATGGTGGATAAAGATGATGTCACTTccagctgctgtgtgtgtgtgtgggggggggtgcttgctCTCTTTCACTTTCACACTGCAGACACTTTCAAGAGCTTGAGGCGAACGGGTGCCTTATCTAGCTGCGGCCAGTCATGAGTGTTCAGGCGGGAGCCGTGGTCACCTCCAGGTGGCTTATGGAGGCTGCCAGGCTGCACCACAAGAAACTTTGCATCCTGGACACTTCTTGGTACTGGCCCAAAGCGAGGCGCAGTGCCAAGAGTGAGTTCAGTAGCAGACACATCCCGGGTGCCGCCTTTTTGGACCTGGCCGAGTGCTGTGATAAAACCTCCCCTCTGGAACACATGCTGCCCTCCGAGCAGAACTTTGCGGACTACGTGGGGCGCCTAGGTGTGGATGGAGACACGCATGTGGTGGTATATGATGCTAGCGACTTTGGCGCCTTCTCTGCTCCAAGAGCCTGGTGGATGTTCCGGGTGTTTGGACACAGTCGGGTGTCGGTGCTGGACGGGGGACTCAGGAACTGGCAACGGGAGGGGCGGCCGTTGAGCGACGTGGCGGTCAGACCCAGGCCCGGTGTGTTCAAGGCCTCCCTAAACCGCAGCTGGGTCAAGACCTATCAGGACCTTGTGGGCAACCTGGACTCCAAAAAGTTCCAGGTGGTGGATGCCAGGCCAAGTGGCAGGTTCCGAGGACTGGACCCTGAACCCAGAGACAGTAAGTTTGGTTTACAAAGACGTTTGCTTCAGGATGTTGGCACCAGGGGTGAGAGTTCTAAGTTCTATTTTTGACGAATCAATCAAAAACGTGTCTGACTTGTTTGACTGAGAAGTCATGACAGCGTGATGCTGTCCCCGTCTCCTCCTACGGGGTGGCCATGTCCACCCTTGGTCACTCTCCGGCCACCTCAGTGGCTACCCCCACAGCTGGGGACAATTTTGACATATGTGGCTCTGTGATGCAGAACATTAGTTCAGCCTAACTGCAGCTTCCGCTTGGactttcactgcagcacacaactttcaGTGAAAGAGCAGAAGAGAGCTGCCTATTTAGTGGAGGAGCTGTCAATAAAACTGCGTCTTGCATGAACTGCAAGTAGTATAGGCAAGTTTTCCATGATGACTGTGGTCAGTTCTGGGAAATTTTCTCACTATGTTGACTTTGACTTAAATTCTGAAAGCACAGGCGAATAAATGCTTTAATTCATTAAGGTCTAATCTCCCTCTCCTGTTTGGTTCTATTCCACAGACAGAGAACCGGGCCACATTCCCGGCTCCATCAACATTCCCTTCCACTCCTTCCTGTCGCCGTCGGGCCACTTCCTGTCAAAGAAGCGACTCCAGGTTCTGTTTTCCCAGGCCGGCGTCGACCTCGGCTGCCCGATGTGCGTGCTGTGCGGCTCGGCGGTGACAGCGTGCCATCTGGCGCTGGCGGCCCACGAGTGCGGACACCCAGGCGTTTCGGTGTATGACGGCGGCTGGTCCGAGTGGTACGTGCGTGCCATGCCAGAGAACATCATTTCGGAAGGCCGGGGGAAGAGCCTGTGCTTAGTGGGAGAGTCTAGACTGGAATGAGATCAGAAGTAGGTAGGATAAAGAACATGGACGCCACTGATGGGTACCCCTTGAACACAGACGCTGGATG from Doryrhamphus excisus isolate RoL2022-K1 chromosome 1, RoL_Dexc_1.0, whole genome shotgun sequence encodes the following:
- the rps19bp1 gene encoding ribosomal protein S19 binding protein 1, giving the protein MSASLIRRGLELLSNDIKDDNKLKKKKHPTPSSATVKGLVSTKRQGVTRQVKRLQGRLGPGKSKATVKDKRIKCAVDEFRKKQRKSAMRENLKYFMRTDFKADKSDVSKIQSHLARRQSRNRPSEHRREAKDTSVFTEEEFQQFQKEYFGAAIATKKKSSSKR
- the LOC131138897 gene encoding 3-mercaptopyruvate sulfurtransferase-like, yielding MSVQAGAVVTSRWLMEAARLHHKKLCILDTSWYWPKARRSAKSEFSSRHIPGAAFLDLAECCDKTSPLEHMLPSEQNFADYVGRLGVDGDTHVVVYDASDFGAFSAPRAWWMFRVFGHSRVSVLDGGLRNWQREGRPLSDVAVRPRPGVFKASLNRSWVKTYQDLVGNLDSKKFQVVDARPSGRFRGLDPEPRDNREPGHIPGSINIPFHSFLSPSGHFLSKKRLQVLFSQAGVDLGCPMCVLCGSAVTACHLALAAHECGHPGVSVYDGGWSEWYVRAMPENIISEGRGKSLCLVGESRLE